The following coding sequences are from one Virgibacillus necropolis window:
- a CDS encoding arsenate reductase family protein → MALTFYWYPNCGTCKKAKKWLDDNNIDYTSIHIVEETPSEQAILDMMNKSELPAKKFFNTSGKSYREKNIKEKIVNASNEEMARILASDGMLIKRPLTTDGETVTVGFKEEIFNHTWKK, encoded by the coding sequence GTGGCTTTAACATTTTATTGGTATCCTAATTGTGGCACGTGTAAAAAAGCAAAAAAATGGCTAGATGATAACAATATCGATTATACTAGTATACATATTGTTGAAGAAACCCCATCTGAACAAGCAATTTTAGACATGATGAACAAAAGTGAGCTTCCTGCAAAAAAGTTTTTTAATACAAGTGGGAAAAGCTATCGCGAGAAAAATATTAAAGAAAAAATTGTGAATGCTTCAAATGAAGAGATGGCAAGAATTCTAGCGTCTGATGGTATGCTAATTAAACGTCCATTAACAACAGATGGTGAAACGGTCACAGTCGGATTTAAAGAAGAAATCTTTAATCATACATGGAAAAAATAA
- a CDS encoding methionine ABC transporter ATP-binding protein has translation MISIEGLRKQFITNKSTIHAVDDLSLTIKEGEIFGVIGYSGAGKSTFVRLLNRLEEPSGGRIVIDQQEITSLNTKQLRLARQEIGMIFQHFNLLWSRTVRDNITFPLEIAGVPKNERDERVTELIRLVGLTGRETAYPSQLSGGQKQRVGIARALANNPKVLLCDEATSALDPETTNSILDLLVDINEKLGLTIILITHEMHVIRKICNQVAVMENGKIVEQGDVLDIFLRPQQQVTRKFVEQVMGTEDENESIDQLVQSYDQGKIVRLHFIGETTNQALISHLAKKYEVDINILQGKITQTQRGAYGTIFVQMIGEKTELDESVRFVTDDTSVEVEVIRDVN, from the coding sequence ATGATTTCGATTGAAGGTTTACGTAAACAATTTATAACGAATAAATCGACAATCCATGCGGTTGATGATTTGTCGTTAACAATAAAAGAAGGTGAAATATTTGGTGTCATCGGGTACAGTGGTGCTGGAAAAAGTACCTTTGTCCGGTTATTAAACCGTTTGGAGGAGCCATCTGGTGGTCGTATTGTAATTGACCAACAGGAAATCACTTCTCTTAATACCAAGCAATTACGCTTAGCCAGACAGGAAATTGGAATGATTTTTCAGCATTTTAATCTCCTATGGTCAAGAACGGTGAGGGATAATATTACGTTTCCTTTAGAAATTGCTGGCGTTCCAAAAAATGAACGCGATGAGCGGGTTACAGAGCTTATTCGTTTAGTTGGATTAACAGGCAGGGAAACCGCCTATCCTTCCCAACTAAGCGGTGGGCAAAAGCAACGGGTTGGTATCGCACGGGCATTAGCCAATAATCCAAAAGTATTACTTTGCGATGAAGCGACATCCGCACTTGATCCAGAGACAACAAACTCAATACTCGATTTATTAGTCGATATTAATGAAAAGCTCGGTTTAACCATTATTTTAATTACCCATGAAATGCATGTGATTCGAAAGATCTGTAATCAGGTGGCTGTTATGGAAAATGGAAAAATTGTTGAACAAGGAGATGTTCTAGATATTTTCTTAAGACCACAGCAGCAGGTTACAAGGAAATTCGTAGAGCAAGTTATGGGTACAGAAGATGAAAATGAAAGTATAGATCAGCTTGTTCAAAGTTATGATCAAGGAAAGATTGTTCGCCTTCACTTTATCGGTGAAACGACCAATCAGGCTTTAATCAGTCACTTGGCAAAAAAATATGAGGTTGACATTAATATTTTACAAGGGAAAATCACCCAAACACAGCGCGGAGCTTATGGAACAATATTTGTCCAAATGATTGGAGAAAAAACAGAACTAGATGAATCGGTACGTTTTGTGACAGACGATACTTCCGTGGAAGTAGAGGTGATTCGCGATGTTAACTAA
- a CDS encoding MetQ/NlpA family ABC transporter substrate-binding protein: MKKILAFVSVLVLLALAACGGNDDTSGNNDSEITVGASSVPHAQILEEAKPILKEKGITLNIEEYQDYVLPNQDLASGDLDANYFQHIPYLNQQKEELGYNFTHLGGIHIEPIGIYSKTIESVDDISKGTEVIMSRSVADHGRILSLLEKEGLIKLAEDVDKVEATVDDIVENPKNLQFSSDIDAALLPDMYQTEENALVAINTNYAIGAELNPMEDALILEGEESPYVNVVAVQKENKDNEALNTLVDVLHSDEIQNFILEEFDGAIVPVDGKK; this comes from the coding sequence ATGAAGAAAATTTTAGCGTTTGTTTCAGTTCTCGTATTATTGGCGTTAGCTGCATGTGGAGGTAATGACGATACTAGTGGTAACAATGACTCAGAAATAACTGTAGGTGCATCTAGTGTCCCTCACGCTCAAATCTTAGAAGAAGCAAAGCCAATTCTTAAAGAAAAAGGTATTACGTTAAACATTGAAGAGTATCAAGACTATGTTTTACCTAACCAAGACTTAGCTAGTGGTGATTTAGATGCAAATTACTTCCAACATATTCCATACTTGAATCAGCAAAAAGAAGAATTGGGTTATAATTTTACGCATCTTGGTGGAATTCATATTGAACCAATTGGAATTTATTCCAAAACAATTGAAAGTGTAGACGATATATCAAAAGGCACGGAAGTAATCATGAGCCGTTCGGTTGCTGATCATGGACGTATTCTATCCTTGTTAGAAAAAGAGGGGTTAATTAAGCTAGCGGAAGATGTTGATAAAGTTGAAGCAACAGTTGATGATATTGTTGAAAATCCTAAAAACTTACAATTCTCATCAGATATTGACGCAGCGCTTTTACCTGATATGTATCAGACTGAAGAAAATGCATTAGTCGCAATTAATACAAATTATGCAATTGGCGCAGAGTTAAATCCAATGGAGGATGCTTTGATCCTAGAGGGTGAAGAATCGCCATATGTGAATGTAGTTGCGGTTCAGAAGGAAAATAAAGATAATGAAGCATTAAATACCTTAGTTGATGTATTGCACTCTGACGAAATTCAAAACTTTATCTTAGAAGAATTTGATGGAGCAATTGTTCCAGTTGATGGGAAAAAGTAA
- the sufC gene encoding Fe-S cluster assembly ATPase SufC encodes MAGSTLEIKNLRVSIEDSEILKGVNLTIKGGEFHAVMGPNGTGKSTLASAIMGHPKYEITEGSVLLDGEDVLEMEVDERARAGLFLGMQYPSEISGVTTSDFLRSSVNARRAEGDEISLMKFIKEMDSTLDYLEIDKNMAQRYLNTGFSGGEKKRNEILQLMMIKPEIAILDEIDSGLDIDALKVVSKGINKLRDENFGCLIITHYQRLLNYITPDHVHIMMQGRVVKSGGPELAKRLEAEGYEWIKEELGIEDETVGQKA; translated from the coding sequence ATGGCAGGATCAACACTAGAAATAAAAAATCTTCGTGTATCGATTGAAGATAGTGAAATATTGAAAGGGGTAAACCTTACGATAAAAGGTGGCGAGTTCCATGCAGTTATGGGACCAAATGGTACAGGAAAGTCGACACTTGCATCTGCAATCATGGGGCATCCTAAATATGAAATAACAGAAGGAAGCGTCCTTTTAGATGGCGAAGATGTTCTTGAAATGGAAGTAGATGAACGCGCTCGCGCAGGACTTTTCTTAGGTATGCAATATCCAAGTGAGATTAGTGGAGTAACAACTTCTGACTTCTTGCGTTCATCTGTAAACGCTCGTCGCGCGGAAGGTGATGAAATTTCTTTAATGAAATTCATTAAAGAAATGGATAGTACACTTGATTATCTTGAAATTGATAAAAATATGGCGCAACGTTATTTAAATACAGGTTTCTCCGGTGGGGAAAAGAAGCGTAATGAAATTCTTCAGCTTATGATGATTAAGCCTGAAATTGCAATTTTAGATGAAATTGACTCAGGACTTGATATTGATGCATTGAAAGTAGTATCAAAAGGAATTAATAAGTTGCGCGATGAAAATTTCGGTTGCTTGATTATTACACACTACCAACGTCTATTGAATTATATTACGCCAGATCATGTTCATATCATGATGCAAGGCCGTGTCGTTAAATCCGGCGGACCTGAGCTTGCTAAACGATTAGAAGCAGAAGGATACGAGTGGATTAAAGAAGAATTAGGTATTGAAGACGAAACTGTAGGGCAAAAAGCGTAG
- the gcvH gene encoding glycine cleavage system protein GcvH, giving the protein MSLPKDLLYSEEHEWVKKEDGKVRIGITEFAQSELGDIVFVELPEVGDEIEADEPFGSVESVKTVSELYAPVSGKVVEVNEDLEDSPEFVNESPYEKAWMVVVELSSESELDELLSSEKYEEVISES; this is encoded by the coding sequence ATGAGTTTACCAAAAGACTTATTATATTCAGAGGAACATGAGTGGGTAAAAAAAGAAGATGGTAAGGTACGTATTGGTATTACAGAATTCGCGCAATCCGAGTTAGGTGATATCGTATTTGTTGAACTTCCAGAGGTTGGAGACGAAATTGAAGCGGATGAGCCATTTGGTAGTGTTGAGTCAGTTAAAACGGTTTCTGAATTATATGCTCCTGTTAGTGGGAAAGTTGTTGAAGTTAATGAAGATCTTGAAGATAGCCCAGAATTCGTTAACGAATCTCCTTATGAAAAAGCATGGATGGTTGTCGTTGAGCTATCAAGTGAATCAGAACTAGATGAATTATTATCTTCTGAAAAATATGAAGAAGTAATTAGTGAAAGTTAA
- a CDS encoding cysteine desulfurase, translated as MDVKAIRQMFPILDQEVNGHPLVYLDSSATSQKPLPVIEAIDTYYRFDNSNVHRGVHTLGTRATEKYEGAREKVRRFINASSTAEVIFTRGTTTAINTVATSYARQNLKEGDEIVITPMEHHSNIIPWQQAAKATGAILKYIPLEEDGTIALDAVRDTITSNTKIVSVMHVSNVLGTINPIKEVAEIAHQNGAVMLVDGAQGAPHMAIDVIDLDCDFYAFSGHKMGGPTGIGVLYGKREFLEKMEPVEFGGEMIDFVHLQDSTWKELPWKFEGGTPIIAGAIGLGAAIDFLNEVGMDNIIEHEHKLARYALDQLRTIDGITIYGPEERAGLVTFNLNDVHPHDTATALDAEGIAVRAGHHCAQPLMRWLEVTATARASFYLYNNEEDIDKLVSGLVKTKEYFGDVF; from the coding sequence ATGGATGTAAAAGCCATTCGGCAAATGTTCCCTATTCTTGACCAGGAAGTTAACGGACATCCATTAGTTTATCTTGACTCATCAGCAACATCACAAAAACCATTACCAGTTATCGAAGCGATCGATACTTATTATCGCTTCGATAACTCGAATGTGCATCGTGGCGTTCACACTCTTGGTACACGTGCTACTGAAAAATATGAAGGAGCACGCGAAAAGGTTAGACGCTTCATCAATGCTTCTAGTACAGCCGAAGTTATTTTCACACGTGGTACGACTACAGCAATAAATACAGTGGCAACTAGCTATGCTCGCCAGAATTTAAAAGAAGGCGATGAAATTGTTATTACGCCGATGGAGCATCACAGTAATATCATTCCTTGGCAACAAGCCGCAAAAGCTACTGGTGCAATTTTAAAATATATACCACTTGAAGAAGATGGTACTATTGCACTTGACGCTGTACGTGATACAATTACTAGTAATACAAAGATTGTTTCAGTTATGCATGTTTCCAATGTCCTTGGAACGATCAATCCAATTAAAGAAGTCGCAGAAATTGCTCACCAAAATGGGGCAGTAATGCTTGTTGACGGTGCGCAAGGTGCACCACACATGGCGATTGATGTAATCGATTTGGATTGTGATTTCTATGCGTTTTCGGGTCATAAAATGGGAGGACCAACTGGAATTGGTGTTTTGTATGGTAAGCGTGAATTTTTAGAAAAGATGGAACCTGTTGAATTTGGTGGAGAAATGATTGATTTTGTTCATTTACAGGACTCCACATGGAAGGAGCTGCCTTGGAAGTTTGAAGGCGGGACTCCAATTATTGCAGGTGCTATTGGATTAGGCGCTGCGATTGACTTCCTAAATGAAGTAGGAATGGACAACATCATTGAACATGAACATAAATTAGCTCGCTATGCACTTGATCAATTGCGTACGATTGATGGAATTACCATTTATGGTCCAGAAGAACGTGCAGGGCTTGTTACATTTAATTTAAATGATGTACATCCACATGATACAGCGACAGCACTTGATGCGGAAGGTATAGCAGTACGTGCAGGCCATCATTGTGCACAACCATTAATGCGATGGTTAGAAGTAACAGCAACAGCACGTGCTAGCTTTTATTTATATAACAACGAAGAAGATATTGACAAGTTAGTTTCCGGACTTGTTAAAACAAAGGAGTATTTTGGTGATGTCTTTTAA
- the sufU gene encoding Fe-S cluster assembly sulfur transfer protein SufU, translated as MSFNNLDTLYRQVIMDHYKHPRNRGFVEGDALTVDMNNPTCGDRIQLQLKIDDGIVTDAKFEGEGCSISMSSASMMTQAVKGKKIDQAMKMSELFSQMMLGEDVDTEEFDLEDIEALQGVTKFPARIKCATLAWKAMEKGVHDE; from the coding sequence ATGTCTTTTAATAACCTCGATACACTATATAGACAAGTAATCATGGATCACTATAAGCACCCAAGAAACCGCGGATTTGTCGAAGGTGACGCTCTGACAGTTGATATGAATAACCCTACATGTGGCGATCGTATTCAATTACAGCTTAAAATTGACGATGGTATTGTTACAGATGCAAAATTCGAGGGTGAAGGATGTTCAATCAGCATGTCATCGGCATCGATGATGACTCAAGCAGTTAAAGGAAAAAAAATAGATCAAGCAATGAAAATGTCTGAGTTATTTTCACAGATGATGCTTGGCGAAGATGTTGATACAGAAGAATTTGATTTAGAAGATATTGAAGCATTGCAAGGAGTAACAAAATTTCCAGCCCGTATTAAATGTGCAACACTAGCTTGGAAAGCAATGGAAAAAGGTGTTCATGACGAGTAG
- the sufD gene encoding Fe-S cluster assembly protein SufD has translation MTVDTKLPYDQEYINQFSKDRNEPEWMKSLRLHALDQAASLEMPKPDKTRIGKWNFSNFKHSAKGEELSSLENLPVEIKDFIEKGSENLIIQRNHSVAYASLNAELKEKGVIFTDIFTALKEHEDLVKRYYMKDAVSVDEHRLTALHAALMNGGIFVYVPKNVELDVPLQTIFWQEDPEVALFNHVLVVADDNSSLTYVENYISSNHEQETVANIVTEVIAHNNARISFGAVDNFAEGTTTYVNRRGVAYRDAKIDWALGQMNDGNTVSENITHLVGDNSESNAKTVTVGRGKQTQNFTAKIVHFGKESEGYILQHGVMKDSATAIFNGIGKIEHGASKSNAEQESRVLMLSEKSRGDANPILLIDEDDVTAGHAASVGRVDPVQLYYLMSRGITQQEAERLIIHGFLAPVVNQLPIESVKKQLTQVIERKVY, from the coding sequence ATGACTGTGGACACAAAACTGCCATATGATCAAGAATATATCAATCAGTTTTCAAAAGATAGAAATGAACCAGAATGGATGAAATCACTACGCCTTCACGCTCTTGATCAAGCTGCGTCGCTTGAAATGCCGAAGCCTGACAAAACCAGAATTGGTAAATGGAATTTCAGTAACTTTAAGCACTCTGCAAAAGGCGAAGAGCTTTCATCACTTGAAAATCTGCCAGTAGAAATTAAAGACTTTATTGAAAAGGGATCGGAAAATCTTATTATTCAACGTAATCATTCTGTAGCATACGCATCACTAAATGCTGAGCTTAAAGAAAAAGGCGTTATTTTTACCGATATCTTTACAGCGTTGAAAGAACATGAGGATTTAGTGAAACGCTATTACATGAAAGATGCTGTGTCAGTTGATGAGCACCGTTTAACAGCGTTACATGCAGCTTTGATGAATGGTGGTATCTTTGTTTATGTACCAAAAAATGTTGAACTAGATGTACCATTACAAACTATTTTCTGGCAGGAAGATCCTGAAGTTGCGCTGTTTAACCATGTGCTAGTTGTTGCAGACGATAATAGTTCACTAACCTATGTTGAGAACTATATTTCATCTAACCATGAGCAGGAAACCGTAGCGAATATCGTTACAGAAGTTATTGCACATAATAATGCTAGAATTTCTTTTGGTGCAGTTGACAACTTTGCAGAGGGAACTACTACCTATGTTAACCGCCGTGGCGTTGCCTATCGTGACGCGAAAATTGACTGGGCATTAGGGCAAATGAACGATGGAAACACTGTTTCAGAAAATATTACACACTTAGTTGGTGATAATTCTGAATCAAACGCGAAAACAGTAACAGTCGGTCGTGGAAAACAAACACAAAACTTTACTGCAAAAATCGTTCACTTTGGTAAAGAGTCTGAAGGTTATATTTTACAGCACGGAGTAATGAAAGATAGCGCTACTGCGATTTTTAATGGAATTGGTAAAATCGAACATGGTGCTTCTAAATCTAACGCTGAGCAAGAATCACGTGTATTAATGTTAAGTGAAAAATCGCGTGGGGATGCTAATCCAATCTTGTTAATTGATGAAGATGATGTTACAGCAGGTCACGCTGCATCAGTTGGTCGTGTTGATCCTGTTCAATTATACTACTTGATGAGTCGTGGTATTACACAACAAGAGGCTGAACGCTTGATTATTCATGGTTTCTTGGCGCCAGTTGTTAACCAACTTCCAATCGAGTCAGTTAAAAAGCAGCTGACCCAAGTTATTGAAAGGAAGGTTTACTGA
- a CDS encoding Uma2 family endonuclease: protein MGYKYKNNNYKSSKDLMKESGLTYDDYASIDDGNYYELAGGKLEMMSPAPSVNHQLVVYEIQKNIARSCESDYLILFAPVDVILSNTEVRQPDLVLVNRKRLDILSNRGIEGAPDLVVEILSPSTLKRDKIDKLKSYAKSQIPEYWIVEPVSGILEEYILHTEHYELFNVFQNNEQVTSPQIPCISFTMSEVMNNIPTIKDHDIE, encoded by the coding sequence ATGGGGTATAAATACAAAAATAATAATTACAAATCTAGTAAGGATCTAATGAAGGAAAGTGGTCTCACCTATGATGATTATGCATCCATTGATGATGGAAATTATTATGAATTAGCGGGAGGTAAGTTAGAGATGATGAGTCCGGCCCCATCGGTAAATCATCAGCTGGTCGTATATGAGATACAAAAGAACATTGCTCGAAGCTGCGAGTCTGACTACCTTATTTTATTTGCGCCTGTCGATGTCATTTTATCTAATACCGAAGTTCGGCAACCTGATCTTGTTCTCGTAAATCGCAAACGTTTGGATATTTTAAGTAATCGAGGTATAGAAGGAGCTCCCGATCTTGTTGTAGAAATCCTTTCTCCTTCAACACTAAAACGGGATAAGATTGATAAATTAAAGTCTTATGCAAAGTCCCAAATTCCTGAATATTGGATCGTGGAACCGGTTAGTGGAATTTTAGAAGAATACATTCTCCACACGGAACATTATGAACTTTTCAACGTATTTCAGAACAATGAACAAGTAACTTCTCCACAAATTCCTTGTATTTCTTTTACCATGTCTGAAGTTATGAACAATATTCCTACTATTAAAGATCATGATATAGAGTAA
- a CDS encoding methionine ABC transporter permease gives MLTKLFPNLDVQDFWIATYETFYMTILALIGTFILGILLGLLLYLTTKNGIWENKFLNMIVAAIVNVFRAIPFIILILLLFPFTDFLIGTIRGPNAALPALIIGSAPFYGRLVEIALREVDKGVVEAAKSMGAKTRTIIFRVLLPESMPALISGLTVTAIALIGYTAMAGVIGAGGLGNYAYFYGFQRHDFDVVLVCTILIVIIVFIFQFIGDFISNKLDKR, from the coding sequence ATGTTAACTAAATTGTTTCCTAATCTAGATGTACAGGATTTTTGGATAGCCACTTATGAAACATTTTATATGACCATTTTAGCTTTGATTGGAACATTTATTTTAGGAATCTTGCTAGGCTTACTTTTATATCTGACAACGAAAAATGGGATATGGGAAAACAAATTTTTGAACATGATTGTAGCAGCCATTGTTAATGTTTTTCGGGCTATTCCGTTTATCATTTTAATTTTGCTATTATTTCCTTTTACCGACTTTTTAATTGGTACGATACGCGGTCCAAACGCAGCGTTACCAGCATTAATTATAGGATCCGCACCGTTTTACGGTAGGTTAGTTGAAATAGCTTTGAGAGAGGTTGATAAAGGAGTTGTTGAAGCCGCGAAGTCAATGGGGGCCAAAACACGCACGATTATTTTTCGGGTACTATTGCCTGAATCCATGCCGGCACTTATTTCTGGCCTGACGGTTACGGCAATTGCTTTAATTGGTTATACTGCGATGGCTGGCGTCATTGGTGCGGGTGGACTCGGAAACTACGCTTATTTTTACGGTTTCCAACGACATGATTTTGATGTTGTGTTAGTTTGTACCATATTGATTGTCATTATTGTATTTATTTTTCAGTTCATTGGAGACTTCATTTCCAACAAATTAGATAAAAGATAA
- a CDS encoding thioredoxin family protein: MQPITDEQLKQDHYFLYIYTPFCGTCHLAKTMLHKIESVHKENIFLEMNASLYPEFMQEAQVESVPCLLIKDNNVIKEKVYAFQSIPNIYTYLMKYEPKLFAT, encoded by the coding sequence TTGCAACCAATAACAGATGAACAACTAAAGCAAGATCATTACTTTTTATACATTTATACACCTTTTTGTGGGACCTGTCATTTGGCAAAAACGATGTTACACAAAATCGAATCGGTCCATAAAGAGAATATTTTTTTGGAGATGAATGCATCTTTATACCCTGAATTCATGCAAGAAGCACAAGTTGAAAGTGTTCCATGTCTTCTTATTAAGGATAACAATGTAATCAAAGAAAAAGTTTATGCATTCCAATCGATACCCAATATCTATACTTATTTGATGAAGTATGAGCCGAAGCTGTTCGCAACTTAA
- a CDS encoding acyl-CoA dehydrogenase family protein, producing MSETKERIFKGGAFLVEDLSFDDVITPEDFTDEHKMIAKTTEDFVNGEVLPKVPNLENHEFNYSVELLKKAGELGLLGADVPEEYGGLALDKISSSLITEKFSRVGGFSVTHGAHVGIGSLPIVFFGNDEQKEKYLPKLATGELLAAYALTEPSSGSDALGAKTTAKLNEAGTHYILNGEKQWITNSAFADVFVVYAKIDSEHFTAFIVEREFPGVSTGSEEDKMGIKSSSTRTLILEDAEVPVGNLLGEKGRGHVIAFNILNVGRYKLAIGGVGGSKRGIEVATKYVNERKQFGTSISSFSLTQEKLATMAARTYANESAVYRTVGLFEQRMGALTDEQLKDGREVARAIAEYQIECSINKFTATECLDYVADEAVQLHGGYGFMEEYEVARMYRDSRINRIFEGTNEINRLIVPGTLLKKAMKGELPLLQKAQSLQEELMMMMMPEEVGTEILEQEKYLLRNAKKMVLLGAGLAAQTYKKKLENEQEILVNLADMTAEVYNMEAAILRTEKAINKTGEEKNKQKLLYTHVYVQEAFNRVEADAKETLIAIESGDNLKMMLSSLRKLTRHTPTNVIAKKREIAATIIKEERYVV from the coding sequence ATGAGTGAAACAAAGGAAAGAATTTTTAAAGGTGGCGCTTTCTTAGTAGAAGACCTATCTTTTGATGATGTCATTACACCAGAGGATTTTACAGATGAGCATAAGATGATTGCTAAAACTACGGAAGACTTTGTAAATGGAGAGGTTTTACCAAAAGTACCAAACCTAGAAAATCATGAGTTTAACTATTCCGTAGAACTATTGAAAAAAGCAGGTGAACTTGGATTACTAGGTGCTGATGTACCTGAAGAATATGGCGGATTAGCATTAGATAAAATTAGTTCATCACTTATTACAGAAAAATTTTCACGTGTCGGCGGATTCTCTGTGACACATGGTGCACACGTTGGGATTGGATCACTTCCAATCGTATTTTTTGGAAACGATGAGCAAAAAGAAAAATATTTACCGAAACTAGCAACAGGTGAACTTTTAGCAGCCTATGCATTAACTGAGCCTTCCTCAGGATCTGATGCATTAGGCGCAAAAACGACTGCGAAGCTAAATGAAGCTGGTACACATTATATTTTAAATGGCGAAAAACAGTGGATCACAAACTCTGCATTTGCTGACGTATTCGTTGTATATGCAAAAATTGATAGCGAACATTTTACTGCGTTTATTGTAGAGCGCGAATTCCCTGGTGTTTCTACTGGTAGTGAGGAAGATAAAATGGGAATCAAAAGTTCGTCAACACGTACATTGATATTAGAAGATGCTGAAGTGCCTGTTGGAAACCTTCTAGGTGAAAAAGGTCGTGGGCACGTTATCGCATTCAACATTCTTAATGTAGGTCGATACAAATTAGCTATCGGTGGTGTCGGTGGTTCAAAACGCGGGATTGAAGTCGCTACAAAATACGTGAACGAACGCAAACAGTTTGGTACATCAATTTCGAGCTTCAGTCTAACTCAAGAAAAGTTAGCAACGATGGCAGCAAGAACCTATGCAAATGAAAGCGCTGTTTACCGTACAGTAGGATTATTTGAACAACGTATGGGCGCATTGACTGATGAACAATTAAAAGATGGCCGAGAGGTAGCACGTGCCATTGCCGAATACCAAATTGAGTGTTCCATAAACAAATTCACTGCTACAGAATGTCTGGATTATGTTGCCGATGAAGCCGTACAACTTCACGGTGGATATGGTTTCATGGAAGAATATGAAGTTGCGCGCATGTATCGTGATTCACGTATTAACCGTATCTTTGAAGGCACAAACGAAATTAACCGTCTAATCGTACCTGGTACATTATTGAAAAAAGCAATGAAGGGCGAATTACCATTACTTCAAAAAGCACAAAGTTTACAAGAAGAATTAATGATGATGATGATGCCAGAAGAAGTTGGTACAGAAATATTAGAACAAGAAAAGTACCTGTTAAGAAACGCAAAGAAAATGGTACTGCTTGGAGCAGGTCTAGCTGCACAAACATATAAGAAGAAACTTGAAAATGAGCAAGAAATTCTAGTAAACCTGGCCGATATGACAGCAGAAGTGTACAACATGGAAGCAGCAATTCTTCGTACGGAAAAAGCGATTAACAAAACTGGTGAAGAGAAAAATAAACAAAAGCTTCTATATACACATGTATATGTTCAAGAAGCATTTAATCGTGTTGAAGCAGATGCAAAGGAAACGTTAATTGCAATTGAGTCAGGTGACAATTTAAAAATGATGCTTTCATCATTACGCAAATTAACGCGTCATACACCAACAAATGTTATTGCGAAGAAACGCGAGATTGCGGCAACAATTATTAAAGAAGAGCGTTATGTAGTATAA
- a CDS encoding toprim domain-containing protein: protein MITPEPDKVIIVEGLTDKKQIEKIITEPVTIICTNGTFGVARFDELLDTYDLDNKEVYILADEDNAGMKLRKQLTRELPHAEHIHVSSEFREVATTPESALATALVSKRINVNPIFLI, encoded by the coding sequence ATGATTACACCTGAACCTGACAAAGTTATTATTGTTGAAGGGTTAACAGATAAAAAACAAATTGAAAAAATAATCACGGAACCAGTTACGATTATTTGTACAAATGGAACGTTTGGTGTGGCTCGTTTTGATGAGCTTTTAGACACCTATGATTTGGACAATAAAGAAGTTTATATTCTTGCAGATGAAGACAATGCTGGAATGAAACTTAGAAAACAACTAACCCGTGAGCTTCCGCATGCTGAACATATTCATGTGAGTAGTGAATTTCGTGAAGTAGCAACAACTCCAGAATCTGCACTTGCTACAGCATTAGTAAGCAAGCGAATTAATGTTAATCCAATATTTTTGATTTAA